The following coding sequences lie in one Mycteria americana isolate JAX WOST 10 ecotype Jacksonville Zoo and Gardens chromosome 13, USCA_MyAme_1.0, whole genome shotgun sequence genomic window:
- the INPP5J gene encoding phosphatidylinositol 4,5-bisphosphate 5-phosphatase A isoform X2: MEPARRGSADQGSAAASGLRPGPPRGPAPAASPARPVPFGPGGSARPQPDGGAPAAPFFGGGAPGARRSSRPDAACDLFPYGCPRPGGVQRGGPEERVPGRAAQPLPLEVGRAQPEGAGGPHALPLPALLPPSPGASPARPAGPSPVAPGPAPGRPAFPELGPLEHAAPGKPLPAERREMLPKAESSDHISAWAGSSPRAASLPKAVSSEFIAGGRVGLSKPAALSKPEPEELSLFGRSLGLPSSSDSGDVLLGCSGRVPEDGSFRITVVTWNVGTAMPPNDVTSLLHLNTGETNDADVIAIGLCCDYHPASAPAPIPGQHSADARCDPTSICQVLPPPLPAGHPDRLHEDRAGRLLAHLEKAEQRKEDFATILHMQQFEGRAASGILDHDLVFWFGDLNFRIESLDIRFVKYAIDSNILSQLWEKDQLNIAKSTWPVLSGFQEGPLNFPPTFKFDVGTNKYDSSAKKRKPAWTDRILWKIKSPSVGLGTGGCRPSRGVLSVSQLRYCSHMEYTVSDHKPVAAIFAVQFASKADKPPVEIYVADEWSRPEQAVVRYKMAAGFHRSSWDWIGLYRVGFRHPKDYVSYVWARSDDGERCLEKQLCAQVMFSEEALPKGKGEYILGYYSNTSSSIAGVTEPFQISLPRSEEGSSPTDSSGSSSEEEDDSTLVLLAPKSRSPSPGKMKRHRSRSPSLAKFQGLILRPSSRDRGTSRSPSPQSHRGLPGDIPTIHLPQEELWCHGAKAKEPGRAADCQEGSSFYQTVLEQGGPRRVSADSSLARADPRNLGLLPALRLEMIDQATGWRRESVDQGYPCRRMSPTSPPGCSTSPKEGSSPQELDSHSCAMGR; this comes from the exons ATGGAGCCGGCCCGGCGCGGCAGCGCGGACCAGGGCTCGGCCGCCGCCTCGGGGCTCCGCCCTGgccccccgcggggccccgcgcccgccgcctcccccgcgcggCCGGTGCCCTTCGGCCCCGGGGGCTCGGCGCGGCCCCAGCCCGACGGCGGGGCACCGGCGGCTCCGTTCTTTGGCGGCGGTGCCCCGGGAGCCCGCAGGAGCTCCCGGCCGGACGCCGCCTGCGACCTGTTCCCCTACGGCTGCCCGCGGCCCGGGGGAGTACAGCGCGGCGGGCCCGAGGAGCGGGTCCCAGGCcgggctgcccagcccctgccgctGGAGGTCGGCCGGGCCCAGCCtgagggggcgggcgggccccACGCTTTGCCGCTgccggccctgctgccccccagcccgggcgcctcgccggcccgccccgccgggccgtcCCCGGTGGCGCCCGGGCCGGCGCCGGGCCGGCCTGCCTTCCCCGAGCTCGGTCCCTTGGAGCATGCCGCCCCCGGGAAGCCGCTGCCCGCCGAGCGGAGGGAGATGCTCCCCAAGGCGGAGTCCAGCGATCACATCTCGGCCTGGGCGGGCTCCTCGCCCAGGGCCGCCAGCCTGCCAAAAGCTGTCTCCAGCGAGTTCATCGCCGGCGGGCGGGTGGGCCTGTCCAAGCCTGCGGCCCTCTCCAAACCGGAGCCGGAAGAGCTCTCCCTCTTCGGGAGGTCTCTCGGCCTGCCAAGCTCCAGTGACTCTGGTGACGTGCTCCTCGGCTGCTCGGGAAGGGTCCCAGAGGATGGCTCGTTCCG CATCACAGTGGTCACCTGGAACGTGGGCACAGCCATGCCCCCAAATGATGTGACATCCCTGCTGCACCTCAACACGGGCGAGACAAATGATGCGGATGTGATCGCCATTGG GCTCTGCTGTGACTACCATCCTGCTTCAGCCCCTGCTCCCATTCCAGGTCAGCACAGTGCGGATGCAAGGTGTGATCCTACTAGTATTTGCCAAGTACTACCACCTCCCCTTCCTGCAGGACATCCAGACAGACTGCACGAGGACAGGGCTGGGAGGCTACTGG CACACCTGGAGAAGGCAGAGCAGCGCAAGGAGGACTTTGCCACCATACTGCACATGCAGCAGTTCGAGGGGCGTGCGGCCAGCGGCATCCTGGACCATGA cctcgTGTTCTGGTTTGGGGACCTCAACTTCCGCATCGAGAGCCTCGACATCCGCTTTGTGAAGTATGCCATCGACAGCAACATCCTGAGCCAGCTCTGGGAGAAGGACCAG CTGAATATTGCCAAGAGCACCTGGCCTGTCCTCAGCGGCTTTCAGGAGGGACCCCTGAACTTTCCACCCACCTTCAAGTTCGACGTGGGCACCAACAAGTATGACAGCAG TGCCAAGAAGCGAAAACCTGCCTGGACTGACCGCATCCTCTGGAAGATCAAATCTCCCAGTGTTGGGCTTGGTACGGGCGGGTGCCGGCCCAGCCGTGGCGTCCTGTCGGTGAGCCAACTCCGCTACTGCAGCCACATGGAGTATACCGTCAGCGACCACAAGCCGGTAGCTGCCATCTTTGCAGTGCAG TTTGCTTCCAAGGCAGACAAGCCCCCGGTTGAGATTTATGTGGCTGATGAATGGAGCAGGCCTGAGCAAGCAGTTGTCAGGTACAAGATGGCTGCTGGCTTCCACCGGAGCTCCTGGGACTGGATAGGACTCTACCGG GTGGGCTTTCGACATCCTAAAGACTATGTGTCCTATGTCTGGGCCAGGAGTGATGATGGAGAGCGCTGCCTAGAGAAGCAGCTGTGTGCACAG GTGATGTTCTCAGAGGAGGCACTACCCAAGGGGAAGGGCGAGTACATCCTTGGATACTACAGCAACACCTCCAGCAGCATCGCTGGTGTGACTGAGCCCTTCCAG ATCTCCCTGCCCAGGTCGGAGGAGGGCAGCAGTCCCACAGACAGCTCGGGCAGCAGCTCAGAAGAGGAGGATGACAGCACACTTGTCCTGCTGGCCCCCAAATCCCGTAGCCCCAGCCCAGGCAAGATGAAACGGCACCGGAGCCGAAGCCCCAGCCTGGCCAAGTTCCAGGGCCTCATCCTGCGGCCATCAAGCCGGGACAGGGGTACAAGCCGCAGCCCTTCACCCCAGAGCCACCGAGGCCTCCCTGGGGACATCCCTACCATCCACCTgccccaggaggagctgtggtGCCATGGAGCCAAAGCCAAGGAGCCAGGGCGGGCAGCTGACTGCCAGGAGGGCAGCTCCTTCTACCAgactgtgctggagcagggtggcccccggcgtgTCTCTGCTGACAGCTCCCTGGCCAGGGCTGACCCCAGGAACCTGGGCCTGCTGCCTGCGCTCCGCCTGGAGATGATCGACCAGGCCACGGGCTGGCGGAGGGAGAGCGTGGACCAGGGCTACCCCTGCAGGAGGATgagccccaccagccccccaggCTGCAGCACCTCCCCAAAGGAGGGGAGTAGCCCCCAGGAGCTGGACAGCCATAGCTGTGCCATGGGCCGCTGA
- the INPP5J gene encoding phosphatidylinositol 4,5-bisphosphate 5-phosphatase A isoform X1, with translation MEPARRGSADQGSAAASGLRPGPPRGPAPAASPARPVPFGPGGSARPQPDGGAPAAPFFGGGAPGARRSSRPDAACDLFPYGCPRPGGVQRGGPEERVPGRAAQPLPLEVGRAQPEGAGGPHALPLPALLPPSPGASPARPAGPSPVAPGPAPGRPAFPELGPLEHAAPGKPLPAERREMLPKAESSDHISAWAGSSPRAASLPKAVSSEFIAGGRVGLSKPAALSKPEPEELSLFGRSLGLPSSSDSGDVLLGCSGRVPEDGSFRITVVTWNVGTAMPPNDVTSLLHLNTGETNDADVIAIGLQEVNSKINKRLKDALFTDQWSELFMDVLSPFHFILVSTVRMQGVILLVFAKYYHLPFLQDIQTDCTRTGLGGYWGNKGGVSIRLSIFGHMVCFLNCHLPAHLEKAEQRKEDFATILHMQQFEGRAASGILDHDLVFWFGDLNFRIESLDIRFVKYAIDSNILSQLWEKDQLNIAKSTWPVLSGFQEGPLNFPPTFKFDVGTNKYDSSAKKRKPAWTDRILWKIKSPSVGLGTGGCRPSRGVLSVSQLRYCSHMEYTVSDHKPVAAIFAVQFASKADKPPVEIYVADEWSRPEQAVVRYKMAAGFHRSSWDWIGLYRVGFRHPKDYVSYVWARSDDGERCLEKQLCAQVMFSEEALPKGKGEYILGYYSNTSSSIAGVTEPFQISLPRSEEGSSPTDSSGSSSEEEDDSTLVLLAPKSRSPSPGKMKRHRSRSPSLAKFQGLILRPSSRDRGTSRSPSPQSHRGLPGDIPTIHLPQEELWCHGAKAKEPGRAADCQEGSSFYQTVLEQGGPRRVSADSSLARADPRNLGLLPALRLEMIDQATGWRRESVDQGYPCRRMSPTSPPGCSTSPKEGSSPQELDSHSCAMGR, from the exons ATGGAGCCGGCCCGGCGCGGCAGCGCGGACCAGGGCTCGGCCGCCGCCTCGGGGCTCCGCCCTGgccccccgcggggccccgcgcccgccgcctcccccgcgcggCCGGTGCCCTTCGGCCCCGGGGGCTCGGCGCGGCCCCAGCCCGACGGCGGGGCACCGGCGGCTCCGTTCTTTGGCGGCGGTGCCCCGGGAGCCCGCAGGAGCTCCCGGCCGGACGCCGCCTGCGACCTGTTCCCCTACGGCTGCCCGCGGCCCGGGGGAGTACAGCGCGGCGGGCCCGAGGAGCGGGTCCCAGGCcgggctgcccagcccctgccgctGGAGGTCGGCCGGGCCCAGCCtgagggggcgggcgggccccACGCTTTGCCGCTgccggccctgctgccccccagcccgggcgcctcgccggcccgccccgccgggccgtcCCCGGTGGCGCCCGGGCCGGCGCCGGGCCGGCCTGCCTTCCCCGAGCTCGGTCCCTTGGAGCATGCCGCCCCCGGGAAGCCGCTGCCCGCCGAGCGGAGGGAGATGCTCCCCAAGGCGGAGTCCAGCGATCACATCTCGGCCTGGGCGGGCTCCTCGCCCAGGGCCGCCAGCCTGCCAAAAGCTGTCTCCAGCGAGTTCATCGCCGGCGGGCGGGTGGGCCTGTCCAAGCCTGCGGCCCTCTCCAAACCGGAGCCGGAAGAGCTCTCCCTCTTCGGGAGGTCTCTCGGCCTGCCAAGCTCCAGTGACTCTGGTGACGTGCTCCTCGGCTGCTCGGGAAGGGTCCCAGAGGATGGCTCGTTCCG CATCACAGTGGTCACCTGGAACGTGGGCACAGCCATGCCCCCAAATGATGTGACATCCCTGCTGCACCTCAACACGGGCGAGACAAATGATGCGGATGTGATCGCCATTGG GCTGCAAGAGGTGAACTCTAAGATAAACAAGCGCCTGAAGGATGCCCTCTTCACAGATCAGTGGAGTGAGCTCTTCATGGATGTGCTGAGCCCCTTCCACTTCATCCTG GTCAGCACAGTGCGGATGCAAGGTGTGATCCTACTAGTATTTGCCAAGTACTACCACCTCCCCTTCCTGCAGGACATCCAGACAGACTGCACGAGGACAGGGCTGGGAGGCTACTGG GGCAACAAGGGTGGGGTGAGCATTCGTCTCTCCATCTTCGGCCACATGGTCTGCTTCCTGAACTGTCACCTGCCAGCACACCTGGAGAAGGCAGAGCAGCGCAAGGAGGACTTTGCCACCATACTGCACATGCAGCAGTTCGAGGGGCGTGCGGCCAGCGGCATCCTGGACCATGA cctcgTGTTCTGGTTTGGGGACCTCAACTTCCGCATCGAGAGCCTCGACATCCGCTTTGTGAAGTATGCCATCGACAGCAACATCCTGAGCCAGCTCTGGGAGAAGGACCAG CTGAATATTGCCAAGAGCACCTGGCCTGTCCTCAGCGGCTTTCAGGAGGGACCCCTGAACTTTCCACCCACCTTCAAGTTCGACGTGGGCACCAACAAGTATGACAGCAG TGCCAAGAAGCGAAAACCTGCCTGGACTGACCGCATCCTCTGGAAGATCAAATCTCCCAGTGTTGGGCTTGGTACGGGCGGGTGCCGGCCCAGCCGTGGCGTCCTGTCGGTGAGCCAACTCCGCTACTGCAGCCACATGGAGTATACCGTCAGCGACCACAAGCCGGTAGCTGCCATCTTTGCAGTGCAG TTTGCTTCCAAGGCAGACAAGCCCCCGGTTGAGATTTATGTGGCTGATGAATGGAGCAGGCCTGAGCAAGCAGTTGTCAGGTACAAGATGGCTGCTGGCTTCCACCGGAGCTCCTGGGACTGGATAGGACTCTACCGG GTGGGCTTTCGACATCCTAAAGACTATGTGTCCTATGTCTGGGCCAGGAGTGATGATGGAGAGCGCTGCCTAGAGAAGCAGCTGTGTGCACAG GTGATGTTCTCAGAGGAGGCACTACCCAAGGGGAAGGGCGAGTACATCCTTGGATACTACAGCAACACCTCCAGCAGCATCGCTGGTGTGACTGAGCCCTTCCAG ATCTCCCTGCCCAGGTCGGAGGAGGGCAGCAGTCCCACAGACAGCTCGGGCAGCAGCTCAGAAGAGGAGGATGACAGCACACTTGTCCTGCTGGCCCCCAAATCCCGTAGCCCCAGCCCAGGCAAGATGAAACGGCACCGGAGCCGAAGCCCCAGCCTGGCCAAGTTCCAGGGCCTCATCCTGCGGCCATCAAGCCGGGACAGGGGTACAAGCCGCAGCCCTTCACCCCAGAGCCACCGAGGCCTCCCTGGGGACATCCCTACCATCCACCTgccccaggaggagctgtggtGCCATGGAGCCAAAGCCAAGGAGCCAGGGCGGGCAGCTGACTGCCAGGAGGGCAGCTCCTTCTACCAgactgtgctggagcagggtggcccccggcgtgTCTCTGCTGACAGCTCCCTGGCCAGGGCTGACCCCAGGAACCTGGGCCTGCTGCCTGCGCTCCGCCTGGAGATGATCGACCAGGCCACGGGCTGGCGGAGGGAGAGCGTGGACCAGGGCTACCCCTGCAGGAGGATgagccccaccagccccccaggCTGCAGCACCTCCCCAAAGGAGGGGAGTAGCCCCCAGGAGCTGGACAGCCATAGCTGTGCCATGGGCCGCTGA
- the INPP5J gene encoding phosphatidylinositol 4,5-bisphosphate 5-phosphatase A isoform X3 codes for MEPARRGSADQGSAAASGLRPGPPRGPAPAASPARPVPFGPGGSARPQPDGGAPAAPFFGGGAPGARRSSRPDAACDLFPYGCPRPGGVQRGGPEERVPGRAAQPLPLEVGRAQPEGAGGPHALPLPALLPPSPGASPARPAGPSPVAPGPAPGRPAFPELGPLEHAAPGKPLPAERREMLPKAESSDHISAWAGSSPRAASLPKAVSSEFIAGGRVGLSKPAALSKPEPEELSLFGRSLGLPSSSDSGDVLLGCSGRVPEDGSFRITVVTWNVGTAMPPNDVTSLLHLNTGETNDADVIAIGLQEVNSKINKRLKDALFTDQWSELFMDVLSPFHFILVSTVRMQGVILLVFAKYYHLPFLQDIQTDCTRTGLGGYWGNKGGVSIRLSIFGHMVCFLNCHLPAHLEKAEQRKEDFATILHMQQFEGRAASGILDHDLVFWFGDLNFRIESLDIRFVKYAIDSNILSQLWEKDQLNIAKSTWPVLSGFQEGPLNFPPTFKFDVGTNKYDSSAKKRKPAWTDRILWKIKSPSVGLGTGGCRPSRGVLSVSQLRYCSHMEYTVSDHKPVAAIFAVQVGFRHPKDYVSYVWARSDDGERCLEKQLCAQVMFSEEALPKGKGEYILGYYSNTSSSIAGVTEPFQISLPRSEEGSSPTDSSGSSSEEEDDSTLVLLAPKSRSPSPGKMKRHRSRSPSLAKFQGLILRPSSRDRGTSRSPSPQSHRGLPGDIPTIHLPQEELWCHGAKAKEPGRAADCQEGSSFYQTVLEQGGPRRVSADSSLARADPRNLGLLPALRLEMIDQATGWRRESVDQGYPCRRMSPTSPPGCSTSPKEGSSPQELDSHSCAMGR; via the exons ATGGAGCCGGCCCGGCGCGGCAGCGCGGACCAGGGCTCGGCCGCCGCCTCGGGGCTCCGCCCTGgccccccgcggggccccgcgcccgccgcctcccccgcgcggCCGGTGCCCTTCGGCCCCGGGGGCTCGGCGCGGCCCCAGCCCGACGGCGGGGCACCGGCGGCTCCGTTCTTTGGCGGCGGTGCCCCGGGAGCCCGCAGGAGCTCCCGGCCGGACGCCGCCTGCGACCTGTTCCCCTACGGCTGCCCGCGGCCCGGGGGAGTACAGCGCGGCGGGCCCGAGGAGCGGGTCCCAGGCcgggctgcccagcccctgccgctGGAGGTCGGCCGGGCCCAGCCtgagggggcgggcgggccccACGCTTTGCCGCTgccggccctgctgccccccagcccgggcgcctcgccggcccgccccgccgggccgtcCCCGGTGGCGCCCGGGCCGGCGCCGGGCCGGCCTGCCTTCCCCGAGCTCGGTCCCTTGGAGCATGCCGCCCCCGGGAAGCCGCTGCCCGCCGAGCGGAGGGAGATGCTCCCCAAGGCGGAGTCCAGCGATCACATCTCGGCCTGGGCGGGCTCCTCGCCCAGGGCCGCCAGCCTGCCAAAAGCTGTCTCCAGCGAGTTCATCGCCGGCGGGCGGGTGGGCCTGTCCAAGCCTGCGGCCCTCTCCAAACCGGAGCCGGAAGAGCTCTCCCTCTTCGGGAGGTCTCTCGGCCTGCCAAGCTCCAGTGACTCTGGTGACGTGCTCCTCGGCTGCTCGGGAAGGGTCCCAGAGGATGGCTCGTTCCG CATCACAGTGGTCACCTGGAACGTGGGCACAGCCATGCCCCCAAATGATGTGACATCCCTGCTGCACCTCAACACGGGCGAGACAAATGATGCGGATGTGATCGCCATTGG GCTGCAAGAGGTGAACTCTAAGATAAACAAGCGCCTGAAGGATGCCCTCTTCACAGATCAGTGGAGTGAGCTCTTCATGGATGTGCTGAGCCCCTTCCACTTCATCCTG GTCAGCACAGTGCGGATGCAAGGTGTGATCCTACTAGTATTTGCCAAGTACTACCACCTCCCCTTCCTGCAGGACATCCAGACAGACTGCACGAGGACAGGGCTGGGAGGCTACTGG GGCAACAAGGGTGGGGTGAGCATTCGTCTCTCCATCTTCGGCCACATGGTCTGCTTCCTGAACTGTCACCTGCCAGCACACCTGGAGAAGGCAGAGCAGCGCAAGGAGGACTTTGCCACCATACTGCACATGCAGCAGTTCGAGGGGCGTGCGGCCAGCGGCATCCTGGACCATGA cctcgTGTTCTGGTTTGGGGACCTCAACTTCCGCATCGAGAGCCTCGACATCCGCTTTGTGAAGTATGCCATCGACAGCAACATCCTGAGCCAGCTCTGGGAGAAGGACCAG CTGAATATTGCCAAGAGCACCTGGCCTGTCCTCAGCGGCTTTCAGGAGGGACCCCTGAACTTTCCACCCACCTTCAAGTTCGACGTGGGCACCAACAAGTATGACAGCAG TGCCAAGAAGCGAAAACCTGCCTGGACTGACCGCATCCTCTGGAAGATCAAATCTCCCAGTGTTGGGCTTGGTACGGGCGGGTGCCGGCCCAGCCGTGGCGTCCTGTCGGTGAGCCAACTCCGCTACTGCAGCCACATGGAGTATACCGTCAGCGACCACAAGCCGGTAGCTGCCATCTTTGCAGTGCAG GTGGGCTTTCGACATCCTAAAGACTATGTGTCCTATGTCTGGGCCAGGAGTGATGATGGAGAGCGCTGCCTAGAGAAGCAGCTGTGTGCACAG GTGATGTTCTCAGAGGAGGCACTACCCAAGGGGAAGGGCGAGTACATCCTTGGATACTACAGCAACACCTCCAGCAGCATCGCTGGTGTGACTGAGCCCTTCCAG ATCTCCCTGCCCAGGTCGGAGGAGGGCAGCAGTCCCACAGACAGCTCGGGCAGCAGCTCAGAAGAGGAGGATGACAGCACACTTGTCCTGCTGGCCCCCAAATCCCGTAGCCCCAGCCCAGGCAAGATGAAACGGCACCGGAGCCGAAGCCCCAGCCTGGCCAAGTTCCAGGGCCTCATCCTGCGGCCATCAAGCCGGGACAGGGGTACAAGCCGCAGCCCTTCACCCCAGAGCCACCGAGGCCTCCCTGGGGACATCCCTACCATCCACCTgccccaggaggagctgtggtGCCATGGAGCCAAAGCCAAGGAGCCAGGGCGGGCAGCTGACTGCCAGGAGGGCAGCTCCTTCTACCAgactgtgctggagcagggtggcccccggcgtgTCTCTGCTGACAGCTCCCTGGCCAGGGCTGACCCCAGGAACCTGGGCCTGCTGCCTGCGCTCCGCCTGGAGATGATCGACCAGGCCACGGGCTGGCGGAGGGAGAGCGTGGACCAGGGCTACCCCTGCAGGAGGATgagccccaccagccccccaggCTGCAGCACCTCCCCAAAGGAGGGGAGTAGCCCCCAGGAGCTGGACAGCCATAGCTGTGCCATGGGCCGCTGA
- the INPP5J gene encoding phosphatidylinositol 4,5-bisphosphate 5-phosphatase A isoform X4, translated as MEPARRGSADQGSAAASGLRPGPPRGPAPAASPARPVPFGPGGSARPQPDGGAPAAPFFGGGAPGARRSSRPDAACDLFPYGCPRPGGVQRGGPEERVPGRAAQPLPLEVGRAQPEGAGGPHALPLPALLPPSPGASPARPAGPSPVAPGPAPGRPAFPELGPLEHAAPGKPLPAERREMLPKAESSDHISAWAGSSPRAASLPKAVSSEFIAGGRVGLSKPAALSKPEPEELSLFGRSLGLPSSSDSGDVLLGCSGRVPEDGSFRITVVTWNVGTAMPPNDVTSLLHLNTGETNDADVIAIGLQEVNSKINKRLKDALFTDQWSELFMDVLSPFHFILVSTVRMQGVILLVFAKYYHLPFLQDIQTDCTRTGLGGYWGNKGGVSIRLSIFGHMVCFLNCHLPAHLEKAEQRKEDFATILHMQQFEGRAASGILDHDLVFWFGDLNFRIESLDIRFVKYAIDSNILSQLWEKDQLNIAKSTWPVLSGFQEGPLNFPPTFKFDVGTNKYDSSAKKRKPAWTDRILWKIKSPSVGLGTGGCRPSRGVLSVSQLRYCSHMEYTVSDHKPVAAIFAVQFASKADKPPVEIYVADEWSRPEQAVVRYKMAAGFHRSSWDWIGLYRVGFRHPKDYVSYVWARSDDGERCLEKQLCAQVMFSEEALPKGKGEYILGYYSNTSSSIAGVTEPFQVGGGQQSHRQLGQQLRRGG; from the exons ATGGAGCCGGCCCGGCGCGGCAGCGCGGACCAGGGCTCGGCCGCCGCCTCGGGGCTCCGCCCTGgccccccgcggggccccgcgcccgccgcctcccccgcgcggCCGGTGCCCTTCGGCCCCGGGGGCTCGGCGCGGCCCCAGCCCGACGGCGGGGCACCGGCGGCTCCGTTCTTTGGCGGCGGTGCCCCGGGAGCCCGCAGGAGCTCCCGGCCGGACGCCGCCTGCGACCTGTTCCCCTACGGCTGCCCGCGGCCCGGGGGAGTACAGCGCGGCGGGCCCGAGGAGCGGGTCCCAGGCcgggctgcccagcccctgccgctGGAGGTCGGCCGGGCCCAGCCtgagggggcgggcgggccccACGCTTTGCCGCTgccggccctgctgccccccagcccgggcgcctcgccggcccgccccgccgggccgtcCCCGGTGGCGCCCGGGCCGGCGCCGGGCCGGCCTGCCTTCCCCGAGCTCGGTCCCTTGGAGCATGCCGCCCCCGGGAAGCCGCTGCCCGCCGAGCGGAGGGAGATGCTCCCCAAGGCGGAGTCCAGCGATCACATCTCGGCCTGGGCGGGCTCCTCGCCCAGGGCCGCCAGCCTGCCAAAAGCTGTCTCCAGCGAGTTCATCGCCGGCGGGCGGGTGGGCCTGTCCAAGCCTGCGGCCCTCTCCAAACCGGAGCCGGAAGAGCTCTCCCTCTTCGGGAGGTCTCTCGGCCTGCCAAGCTCCAGTGACTCTGGTGACGTGCTCCTCGGCTGCTCGGGAAGGGTCCCAGAGGATGGCTCGTTCCG CATCACAGTGGTCACCTGGAACGTGGGCACAGCCATGCCCCCAAATGATGTGACATCCCTGCTGCACCTCAACACGGGCGAGACAAATGATGCGGATGTGATCGCCATTGG GCTGCAAGAGGTGAACTCTAAGATAAACAAGCGCCTGAAGGATGCCCTCTTCACAGATCAGTGGAGTGAGCTCTTCATGGATGTGCTGAGCCCCTTCCACTTCATCCTG GTCAGCACAGTGCGGATGCAAGGTGTGATCCTACTAGTATTTGCCAAGTACTACCACCTCCCCTTCCTGCAGGACATCCAGACAGACTGCACGAGGACAGGGCTGGGAGGCTACTGG GGCAACAAGGGTGGGGTGAGCATTCGTCTCTCCATCTTCGGCCACATGGTCTGCTTCCTGAACTGTCACCTGCCAGCACACCTGGAGAAGGCAGAGCAGCGCAAGGAGGACTTTGCCACCATACTGCACATGCAGCAGTTCGAGGGGCGTGCGGCCAGCGGCATCCTGGACCATGA cctcgTGTTCTGGTTTGGGGACCTCAACTTCCGCATCGAGAGCCTCGACATCCGCTTTGTGAAGTATGCCATCGACAGCAACATCCTGAGCCAGCTCTGGGAGAAGGACCAG CTGAATATTGCCAAGAGCACCTGGCCTGTCCTCAGCGGCTTTCAGGAGGGACCCCTGAACTTTCCACCCACCTTCAAGTTCGACGTGGGCACCAACAAGTATGACAGCAG TGCCAAGAAGCGAAAACCTGCCTGGACTGACCGCATCCTCTGGAAGATCAAATCTCCCAGTGTTGGGCTTGGTACGGGCGGGTGCCGGCCCAGCCGTGGCGTCCTGTCGGTGAGCCAACTCCGCTACTGCAGCCACATGGAGTATACCGTCAGCGACCACAAGCCGGTAGCTGCCATCTTTGCAGTGCAG TTTGCTTCCAAGGCAGACAAGCCCCCGGTTGAGATTTATGTGGCTGATGAATGGAGCAGGCCTGAGCAAGCAGTTGTCAGGTACAAGATGGCTGCTGGCTTCCACCGGAGCTCCTGGGACTGGATAGGACTCTACCGG GTGGGCTTTCGACATCCTAAAGACTATGTGTCCTATGTCTGGGCCAGGAGTGATGATGGAGAGCGCTGCCTAGAGAAGCAGCTGTGTGCACAG GTGATGTTCTCAGAGGAGGCACTACCCAAGGGGAAGGGCGAGTACATCCTTGGATACTACAGCAACACCTCCAGCAGCATCGCTGGTGTGACTGAGCCCTTCCAG GTCGGAGGAGGGCAGCAGTCCCACAGACAGCTCGGGCAGCAGCTCAGAAGAGGAGGATGA